A genome region from Christensenella minuta includes the following:
- a CDS encoding ComEC/Rec2 family competence protein produces MAGRRKKKTAAGAIITILCIAGLLLMLALGTDGAFLDSFGDFLGSAALSPSAANVAKLVPGDNDDLLLYVIDTGNSDSMVLLTPDGHSLLIDAGESDDAGRILDTLSALGIESLDAVVATHPHADHIGSMAAVLNQIPVGTIYMTDFVTTTKTYEKMLGAIEENNVPAVNVTDGYAFDLGGVRFTVLNPQAREYGDANNSSIVLLAGYGGTKFLFEGDAEEEAIADMLANDSGLMDVDVLKVGHHGSHNATTQEFLNATTPSLAIINCGEGNDYGHPHKETLDMLGAMDVTVLRTDQDGDIAVFSDGTAVRYAAAA; encoded by the coding sequence GGCGCTTTCCTGGATTCGTTCGGGGATTTCCTCGGGAGCGCCGCATTATCTCCTTCGGCGGCGAACGTCGCCAAACTGGTTCCCGGGGATAACGATGATTTGCTGCTCTATGTGATCGATACCGGAAATTCCGACAGTATGGTACTCCTGACGCCGGATGGGCATTCCCTGCTGATCGACGCGGGTGAAAGCGACGATGCGGGCCGTATCCTCGATACGCTTTCCGCACTTGGGATCGAATCGCTCGATGCCGTGGTAGCTACGCATCCGCATGCCGACCACATTGGCTCCATGGCGGCTGTGCTGAACCAGATTCCCGTAGGCACAATCTATATGACCGATTTTGTAACGACAACAAAAACCTATGAAAAGATGCTCGGCGCAATTGAAGAAAATAATGTTCCCGCAGTCAATGTGACGGATGGATATGCGTTTGACCTCGGCGGCGTCCGTTTTACGGTCCTGAACCCGCAGGCCCGCGAGTATGGCGACGCCAACAATTCGAGCATCGTGCTGCTTGCCGGATACGGCGGTACAAAGTTCCTGTTCGAGGGCGACGCGGAAGAGGAAGCAATTGCTGATATGCTGGCAAATGATTCCGGCCTGATGGATGTGGACGTCCTTAAGGTCGGCCATCATGGTTCTCATAATGCCACCACGCAGGAATTTCTCAACGCAACGACTCCCTCCCTCGCCATCATCAACTGCGGCGAAGGCAACGATTACGGACATCCGCATAAGGAAACCCTCGATATGCTCGGCGCAATGGACGTTACAGTCCTGCGCACCGACCAAGACGGCGATATTGCCGTTTTCTCAGATGGAACTGCCGTCCGCTATGCGGCAGCGGCTTAA
- a CDS encoding exodeoxyribonuclease III, whose product MKLISWNVNGLRAAAGKGFLEYLYESGADVFCVQETKMQRGQAEFDFKEYDEYWNSAEKKGYSGTAVFSKVEPLSVSYDFGVEEHSREGRVITLEFGDFYLVNVYTPNSGEGLKRLDYRLKWEDDFRAYLHTLNKKKGVVVCGDLNVAHTEIDLKNPKTNVKNAGFTPQEREKMTELLDSGFIDSFRYLHPDETGRYSWWSYRFNARANNAGWRIDYFLVSEDMKDRIEDADICPDILGSDHCPVFLVLKD is encoded by the coding sequence GAATGTAAACGGCCTGCGGGCTGCGGCGGGAAAGGGCTTCCTTGAATATCTTTATGAGAGCGGAGCCGATGTTTTTTGTGTCCAGGAGACGAAAATGCAGCGCGGACAGGCGGAATTTGATTTTAAGGAATATGATGAATATTGGAACAGCGCAGAGAAAAAAGGATATTCGGGCACGGCAGTATTTTCAAAGGTGGAACCGCTCAGCGTATCCTATGATTTTGGCGTGGAAGAGCACAGCCGTGAAGGCCGTGTTATTACGCTTGAATTCGGGGATTTCTACCTTGTAAACGTGTATACCCCAAATTCCGGCGAGGGTTTGAAGCGCCTTGATTACCGCCTTAAGTGGGAAGACGATTTCCGCGCCTACCTGCATACGCTGAATAAAAAGAAAGGCGTAGTCGTGTGCGGGGACCTCAATGTGGCGCACACGGAGATCGACCTTAAGAACCCCAAGACGAATGTGAAAAACGCTGGGTTTACGCCGCAGGAACGGGAAAAAATGACAGAGCTTCTGGATTCCGGTTTTATCGATTCTTTCCGTTACCTGCATCCAGATGAAACGGGACGGTATTCATGGTGGTCCTACCGTTTCAACGCGCGGGCGAATAACGCGGGGTGGCGTATCGATTATTTTCTGGTGTCGGAGGATATGAAGGACAGGATCGAGGATGCGGATATTTGCCCGGACATTCTGGGCAGCGATCATTGCCCGGTTTTTTTGGTTCTGAAAGACTAA